A region from the Eptesicus fuscus isolate TK198812 chromosome 1, DD_ASM_mEF_20220401, whole genome shotgun sequence genome encodes:
- the ZCCHC13 gene encoding zinc finger CCHC domain-containing protein 13: protein MSSKEYFKCGRSGHWVRGCPRGGQTPGRRARGRGRGCQCSSATPSDICYRCGESGHHAKNCDLHEDICYNCGRSGHIAKDCVKPKRSREQCCYTCGRPGHLARDCDRQEEQKCYSCGEYGHIKKDCTQIKCYRCGKTGHMAINCTKTMEVNCYRCGKPGHLARDCPIEDTA, encoded by the coding sequence ATGAGCAGTAAGGAATATTTCAAGTGTGGACGCTCTGGTCACTGGGTCCGGGGATGCCCTAGAGGAGGACAAACTCCAGGGCGAAGAGCTAGAGGCCGTGGCAGAGGTTGTCAGTGCAGTTCTGCCACTCCATCTGACATCTGTTACCGCTGCGGTGAATCTGGTCATCACGCTAAGAACTGTGACCTTCATGAGGACATCTGTTACAACTGTGGGAGAAGTGGCCACATCGCCAAAGACTGTGTTAAGCCTAAGCGCTCAAGAGAGCAGTGCTGTTACACTTGTGGCAGACCAGGCCATCTGGCTCGTGATTGTGACCGTCAGGAAGAGCAGAAGTGCTACTCTTGTGGTGAATATGGTCACATTAAGAAAGACTGCACCCAAATCAAGTGCTACCGGTGTGGCAAGACCGGCCATATGGCCATTAACTGTACCAAGACAATGGAGGTCAACTGCTACCGCTGTGGAAAGCCCGGGCATTTAGCCCGGGATTGCCCCATTGAAGATACCGCTTAA